The Muricauda sp. SCSIO 65647 genome includes a region encoding these proteins:
- a CDS encoding ribonuclease Z, protein MRLHILGCYSATPRTLTNPTSQVLEIRNRLFLIDCGEGTQVQLRKNKIKFSRIDHIFISHLHGDHFFGLPGLISTYRLLGREKELHIYGPKGIKEAITLLMKLGDSWTNYPLHFHELSSKDAELIFEDEVVTVETIPLKHRIYANGFLFREKPAPRKLNIEAVREHKIDKSQFNLIKSGRDALTITGEKIANELLTLDPEPPKSFAFCSDTVYDESLVRYIENVDYLYHESTFLESEEHLCQKTKHSTAGQAAKIAKLAKVDTLILGHYSTRYKSLDLFKKEAERFFDKVELADDGKVFDFS, encoded by the coding sequence ATGAGATTGCACATTCTCGGTTGTTATTCCGCTACTCCCAGAACACTTACCAACCCGACTTCACAGGTACTTGAAATTCGTAACCGTCTCTTTTTGATCGATTGTGGAGAAGGTACCCAAGTACAGCTTAGAAAGAACAAAATCAAGTTTTCCCGTATCGACCATATATTTATCTCACATCTTCATGGAGATCATTTTTTTGGACTTCCAGGGCTGATTTCGACCTATCGCCTTCTAGGTAGAGAGAAAGAACTCCACATCTATGGCCCAAAGGGTATTAAGGAAGCCATCACATTGCTCATGAAGTTAGGGGATTCATGGACCAATTATCCCCTTCATTTTCATGAACTGTCGTCAAAAGACGCTGAATTGATCTTTGAAGATGAAGTTGTTACCGTAGAAACAATTCCGTTAAAACATCGAATCTATGCCAACGGTTTTTTGTTTCGTGAGAAACCCGCACCACGTAAGTTGAATATTGAGGCGGTGCGAGAGCACAAGATTGACAAAAGCCAATTCAACTTGATTAAATCGGGAAGGGACGCCCTTACCATTACCGGAGAAAAAATCGCCAATGAGCTATTGACCTTAGACCCTGAACCACCCAAAAGCTTTGCTTTTTGCAGTGATACCGTTTATGATGAATCTTTGGTCCGCTATATTGAGAACGTCGATTATTTGTACCACGAATCCACTTTTTTGGAATCTGAAGAGCACCTATGCCAAAAAACCAAGCATTCCACGGCCGGCCAAGCAGCAAAAATTGCCAAATTGGCCAAGGTCGACACCTTGATATTGGGTCATTATTCAACCCGCTATAAATCACTTGATCTATTCAAGAAAGAGGCAGAGCGGTTCTTTGATAAGGTCGAACTCGCCGATGATGGCAAAGTATTCGATTTTTCATGA
- the pdxH gene encoding pyridoxamine 5'-phosphate oxidase, with product MQKDLSGYRKAYGKSELVETNVPDNPLQLFQTWFYEVEAAETVDEPNAMTISTIGFDGFPKGRVVLMKKFTYEGFIFYTNYNSEKGRAIAKNPAVCLSFFWPNLERQVVIKGYAEKIAENLSDGYFESRPRGSQLGAVVSNQSEVIVSREVLEKEMAQLEQKFEGKEIERPKYWGGYLVRPISMEFWQGRPNRLHDRIRYALQEDYDWKIERLAP from the coding sequence ATGCAAAAAGATCTGAGCGGTTATCGAAAAGCATACGGAAAAAGTGAATTGGTAGAGACCAATGTACCTGACAATCCCCTGCAATTGTTCCAAACGTGGTTTTATGAGGTTGAGGCCGCTGAAACCGTAGACGAACCCAATGCCATGACGATTTCTACCATTGGGTTTGATGGTTTTCCAAAAGGCCGTGTGGTCTTGATGAAAAAATTCACCTATGAGGGCTTTATTTTTTATACGAATTACAACAGTGAGAAGGGTAGGGCGATAGCGAAAAATCCGGCGGTGTGCCTTTCCTTTTTTTGGCCCAATCTTGAACGTCAGGTCGTTATCAAGGGCTATGCCGAGAAAATTGCCGAAAACCTTTCCGATGGTTATTTTGAAAGCCGCCCACGTGGCAGTCAATTAGGGGCAGTGGTCTCGAACCAGAGCGAGGTGATCGTTTCCCGTGAGGTCTTGGAAAAGGAAATGGCGCAACTTGAACAGAAGTTCGAAGGCAAGGAAATCGAGCGGCCAAAATATTGGGGCGGTTATTTGGTTCGCCCGATATCCATGGAATTCTGGCAGGGTAGGCCCAATAGATTGCACGACAGAATTCGATATGCCCTGCAAGAAGACTATGATTGGAAGATTGAACGCTTGGCGCCATAA
- a CDS encoding histidine phosphatase family protein — MKRVILVRHGKSSWKYDVADRDRPLQERGINDAHLVSKKFENEKLKIDFAFSSPANRALHTAMIFLRNLKYNLKHFRVDENLYDFSGSGVQSHIQSLDDNISTVMVFGHNYAFTNLANTWGDQYIENVTTSGLVQVRFDEGNWKSIAKGKTEQVIFPRHLK, encoded by the coding sequence ATGAAACGAGTGATATTGGTAAGGCATGGTAAATCGTCGTGGAAATATGATGTAGCAGATAGGGATAGGCCATTGCAAGAACGTGGAATCAACGATGCACATCTGGTTTCCAAAAAGTTTGAAAATGAAAAGTTAAAAATTGACTTTGCCTTTTCGAGCCCTGCAAACAGGGCTTTGCACACGGCCATGATTTTTTTGAGAAACTTGAAATACAATTTGAAGCACTTTCGAGTAGATGAAAACCTTTATGATTTTTCAGGCTCTGGAGTGCAGTCGCATATACAATCCCTTGATGACAACATCAGCACGGTAATGGTCTTTGGCCATAATTATGCCTTTACAAACTTGGCCAATACTTGGGGCGATCAATATATTGAGAACGTGACCACCTCAGGTTTGGTACAGGTTAGATTCGATGAGGGGAACTGGAAATCAATTGCCAAAGGAAAAACGGAGCAAGTGATTTTTCCAAGGCATTTAAAATAG
- the ppk1 gene encoding polyphosphate kinase 1, which translates to MAKPKNEYVNREISWLHFNERVLQESADENVPLIERLRFLGIFSNNLDEFFKVRYATVKRIVDAGKKGKSVLGGERAKDLLEEITKIVIAQQSKSIKILKQVEKELENQNIFIVDEKGVTEDQAAFIKDYFQKEVGPELMIIILNDVTQFPVLKDTAAYLAVKMVLQSETGGLLKKRNELQYALIEIPKGIDRFVVLPKKDGKDYIIILDDLIRFCLDNIFTMFDHGSISAHMIKITRDAELDIDNDLSKSFIEKISSSVRHRKISDPVRFVYDKSIERDTLRYLKEKMGIQENDSVIPGGRYHNRRDYMGFPSLGRTDLLYEKIKALPVKGLSFEGSLFESIAKKDYLQYAPYHTFFYVVKFLKEAALDPKVRTIKITVYRLANDSQVAAALINAAKNGKQVTVQIELQARFDEQANIEYANQLQEEGVNLIFGIPGLKVHSKTCLIEREEGSGIKRYGFISTGNFNEATARIYTDYTLFTANDAILKELNKVFGFFETSYKINKYKHLIVSPHYTINVFNKLIDNEIANALVGKEAYIKIKMNSFTSYEMVDKLYEASRAGVKIQLIIRGICCLIPGVEGMSENIEAISVVDKFLEHPRLFIFANDGNPKVYISSADWMTRNLVYRVEVGCPIYDEDIKQELIDTFEISWSDNVKARVFSKDQDNAYRNGDGPKVRSQFALYDYYVKKLDS; encoded by the coding sequence ATGGCAAAACCAAAAAACGAGTACGTAAACAGAGAGATCAGTTGGCTGCACTTCAACGAAAGGGTACTTCAAGAAAGTGCCGATGAAAATGTGCCGTTGATCGAAAGATTAAGGTTTTTGGGAATTTTCAGCAATAATCTTGACGAATTCTTCAAAGTGCGCTACGCAACTGTCAAACGTATCGTTGATGCGGGTAAAAAGGGGAAAAGTGTACTTGGGGGCGAGAGAGCTAAGGATCTTTTGGAAGAGATCACCAAAATTGTGATAGCCCAACAGTCAAAAAGCATCAAGATTTTGAAGCAAGTTGAAAAAGAGCTTGAAAATCAAAATATCTTCATTGTTGACGAGAAAGGGGTAACCGAGGATCAGGCAGCCTTCATCAAAGACTACTTTCAGAAAGAGGTGGGACCCGAGTTGATGATCATTATTCTCAATGATGTGACCCAGTTTCCGGTATTAAAGGACACGGCGGCTTATTTGGCCGTGAAAATGGTTTTACAAAGCGAGACCGGGGGCCTTTTGAAAAAACGAAACGAGCTGCAATATGCGCTTATTGAGATTCCGAAAGGAATCGATCGTTTTGTGGTGCTTCCCAAGAAAGATGGCAAAGATTATATCATCATTCTTGATGACCTGATAAGGTTTTGTCTTGACAACATCTTTACGATGTTCGACCATGGGTCGATATCGGCCCATATGATCAAGATTACCCGTGATGCAGAACTCGATATTGACAATGACCTGAGCAAGAGCTTTATTGAAAAGATATCTTCAAGTGTCCGGCACCGAAAGATCAGCGACCCTGTTAGGTTTGTATATGATAAGAGCATAGAAAGGGACACGCTGCGTTATCTCAAAGAGAAAATGGGAATTCAAGAGAATGATAGTGTAATACCCGGGGGGAGGTACCATAACAGAAGAGATTACATGGGCTTTCCGAGTTTGGGACGAACCGATCTTTTATATGAAAAAATAAAAGCACTACCGGTAAAGGGACTGAGTTTTGAAGGAAGCCTCTTTGAAAGTATTGCCAAGAAAGATTATTTGCAATATGCGCCTTATCATACGTTTTTTTACGTCGTAAAATTCTTAAAAGAAGCTGCTCTTGACCCAAAAGTGCGCACGATCAAAATAACGGTGTATCGTCTGGCAAATGACTCACAGGTCGCTGCTGCATTGATCAATGCGGCCAAGAATGGCAAGCAGGTTACCGTACAGATTGAATTACAGGCCCGTTTCGATGAACAGGCCAATATTGAATATGCGAACCAGTTGCAAGAAGAGGGTGTCAATCTGATTTTTGGCATACCTGGCCTGAAAGTGCATAGCAAGACCTGTCTTATCGAGCGCGAAGAAGGTTCGGGCATCAAAAGGTACGGTTTCATCAGTACAGGAAATTTCAACGAGGCAACTGCCCGTATTTATACCGATTACACGCTGTTTACCGCAAACGATGCCATTTTAAAAGAGCTGAACAAAGTGTTCGGTTTCTTTGAGACCTCTTATAAAATAAATAAATACAAACACTTGATCGTTTCGCCCCACTATACAATAAATGTCTTCAACAAACTCATAGACAATGAGATTGCCAATGCACTAGTGGGCAAAGAAGCGTATATCAAGATCAAGATGAACAGCTTTACCTCTTATGAGATGGTCGATAAATTGTATGAGGCCAGTAGGGCCGGAGTGAAGATCCAATTGATCATCAGGGGCATTTGTTGCTTGATACCTGGTGTAGAAGGCATGAGTGAGAATATTGAGGCCATCAGTGTGGTCGATAAGTTTCTAGAGCACCCAAGACTGTTCATTTTTGCCAATGACGGAAATCCCAAAGTTTATATTTCTTCCGCAGATTGGATGACCCGCAATCTCGTTTATCGTGTAGAGGTAGGCTGCCCGATTTATGATGAGGACATCAAGCAAGAACTTATAGACACCTTTGAAATCAGCTGGAGCGATAATGTAAAGGCCAGGGTCTTCTCAAAAGATCAAGACAATGCATATCGAAATGGCGATGGCCCCAAAGTACGGTCTCAATTCGCCCTCTATGATTATTATGTGAAAAAATTGGATTCTTAA
- a CDS encoding Ppx/GppA phosphatase family protein, protein MVVRKLAAIDIGSNAIRLLIHNVIEEKGKKAQFKKNALIRVPIRLGEDSFTIGEISDKNSNRLIKAMQAFKLLMEVHGVEKYMACATSAIREANNGQEVVAKVLAESDVEIEVIDGKKEASIIASTDLKNLMQGDATYLYVDVGGGSTEFTLFSRGKVLVSKSFKIGTVRLLNNLVNDTIWMQIKEWVITHTREHQKVEIIGSGGNINKLHKMSGRKQGQPLSYIWLNAQYHFLESMDYDDRVSELGLNTDRADVIVPATRIFLSAAKWSGAKKIHVPQIGLSDGIIKTLYYRES, encoded by the coding sequence GTGGTCGTTCGTAAACTTGCTGCCATTGATATCGGGTCGAATGCTATTCGATTATTGATTCATAACGTAATCGAAGAAAAGGGAAAAAAGGCCCAGTTTAAAAAAAACGCACTCATTAGGGTGCCCATACGCTTGGGGGAGGACTCTTTTACCATTGGTGAGATTTCCGATAAAAATAGTAACAGACTCATCAAGGCGATGCAAGCGTTCAAGTTGTTAATGGAAGTACATGGGGTAGAAAAGTACATGGCCTGTGCCACCTCGGCCATACGGGAAGCCAACAATGGCCAAGAAGTGGTCGCAAAGGTACTGGCTGAGTCTGATGTCGAAATCGAAGTTATCGACGGTAAAAAAGAAGCATCCATCATTGCTTCGACCGATTTAAAGAACCTGATGCAAGGCGATGCCACCTATTTGTATGTCGATGTGGGGGGAGGTAGTACTGAGTTCACGTTGTTTTCAAGAGGAAAAGTATTGGTCTCGAAATCATTTAAGATCGGAACGGTGCGTTTGCTCAACAACTTGGTCAATGATACCATTTGGATGCAGATCAAAGAATGGGTCATCACCCATACCAGAGAACATCAAAAAGTGGAAATCATCGGTTCAGGGGGCAATATCAACAAATTGCATAAAATGTCAGGCCGAAAACAGGGGCAGCCCTTGTCATATATTTGGCTCAATGCCCAATATCATTTTTTGGAGAGTATGGATTACGATGACCGTGTCTCTGAACTCGGGCTGAATACCGATAGGGCCGATGTCATTGTACCAGCGACACGAATATTTTTATCGGCTGCCAAATGGAGCGGTGCCAAGAAAATACATGTGCCGCAGATAGGTCTTTCTGATGGGATCATCAAAACATTGTACTATCGTGAAAGCTGA
- a CDS encoding tRNA-(ms[2]io[6]A)-hydroxylase: MLGLKLPTDPRWVNIVEKNIEEILTDHAYCEQKAASTAISLIIGFPEKSELVKEMTALAREEMGHFKLVHDKILKRGWTLGRERKDEYVIELMKFFPKGGSRETHLVHKLLYAALIEARSCERFRLLSENIKDEELSEFYRKLMVSEANHYTMFLTFARKYGDREEVDRKWQDLLDYEAELMKNLGKKETMHG, from the coding sequence ATGCTCGGACTCAAGCTCCCAACCGATCCCAGATGGGTCAATATTGTTGAAAAGAATATCGAAGAAATACTCACTGACCATGCTTACTGCGAACAAAAGGCGGCCAGTACGGCCATTTCTTTAATCATAGGTTTTCCTGAAAAATCAGAATTGGTAAAAGAGATGACGGCTTTGGCGCGTGAAGAAATGGGGCATTTTAAACTGGTTCATGACAAAATTTTAAAACGCGGATGGACGCTGGGCCGTGAACGAAAAGACGAATACGTCATCGAACTCATGAAATTCTTCCCCAAGGGAGGTAGCAGAGAGACCCATTTGGTACATAAATTGTTGTACGCGGCGCTCATCGAGGCCAGAAGTTGTGAACGGTTCAGGTTGTTGTCAGAAAACATCAAAGATGAAGAACTGTCAGAGTTTTACCGAAAACTAATGGTCAGTGAGGCCAATCATTACACCATGTTCTTGACGTTTGCCCGCAAATATGGCGACCGTGAAGAAGTTGACCGAAAATGGCAAGATCTACTCGATTATGAGGCCGAATTGATGAAAAACCTTGGAAAAAAGGAAACCATGCACGGCTAG
- a CDS encoding EboA domain-containing protein, with product MHHTASGRSLSELVEQHLPAETKNWFSQKIRQVASEKSARQLYLAYSLCHTKFKDVPFDASKCNDSVLAAFLIQREANLVEVGRLALLVNALEADADFFVDKIVHLIQMSDSKELETILKYLVLLPEAEKFCWAAVDALRTNISTVFDAISLNNPYPSLYFNDQQWNQMYLKAVFIGSDLSRIKGVDERANEDLARIISDYAHERWAASRDVDPLIWRPTPNYLQGVLLEDMKRLLGSSDIAENRAGALCCYYSQLQDAKKLLADHQDLVKKIESGDLTWSTINS from the coding sequence ATGCACCACACCGCATCTGGTAGATCGCTCTCTGAACTGGTCGAACAACACCTTCCAGCAGAGACAAAAAACTGGTTTTCACAAAAAATACGACAGGTGGCCAGTGAAAAATCAGCTCGTCAACTTTACTTGGCCTATAGCCTATGCCATACAAAATTTAAGGATGTGCCATTTGATGCCTCAAAATGCAACGATAGTGTCTTGGCAGCATTTTTGATCCAACGGGAGGCAAATCTGGTAGAAGTAGGGCGTCTGGCGTTATTGGTCAATGCGCTTGAGGCAGATGCCGACTTTTTTGTAGATAAAATTGTTCACTTGATACAGATGTCAGATAGCAAAGAATTGGAAACCATTCTAAAATATCTGGTCTTGCTTCCTGAAGCCGAAAAGTTTTGTTGGGCAGCGGTCGATGCCCTGCGAACCAATATCTCGACGGTATTTGATGCCATTTCTCTAAATAATCCCTACCCATCACTTTATTTTAATGACCAGCAATGGAACCAGATGTACTTAAAGGCAGTTTTTATTGGTAGTGACCTGAGCAGAATAAAAGGCGTCGATGAACGGGCTAACGAAGATTTGGCAAGGATCATTTCTGACTATGCCCATGAGCGCTGGGCGGCCTCACGAGATGTTGACCCTTTAATATGGCGGCCAACCCCAAACTACTTGCAAGGTGTTTTGCTCGAGGATATGAAAAGACTTTTGGGCAGTAGTGATATTGCTGAGAACAGAGCAGGCGCATTATGCTGTTATTACAGCCAACTGCAAGATGCAAAGAAGTTGTTGGCCGATCATCAAGATTTGGTAAAGAAAATCGAAAGCGGCGACCTGACTTGGTCAACTATCAATTCTTAG
- a CDS encoding auracyanin family protein encodes MNIPFLSKKVVITPLAVLSAMFVWHASNGQNLPKEQDYYTLTTLPTPEGVHLEGGGVQSLPNGSLAVATRRGDVWIIENPTMANGNRAIFKKFASGLHEPLGLAHKNGSLYTTQRGELTKLTDTNGDGIADEYRTIYAWPLSTHYHEYSFGPVLAPDNTFFVTTNVAFGSDEWWRGESRVPWRGWTMKITEDGQMEPWATGMRSPAGYGLIDGELFYADNQGDWVGSGGIWHLPKGVFTGHPAGLRWTQEPNSPVKLTEAEFYERIDIRQVKKNGRYVKPENIIDEKDPDFLYEVKADFSELQLPAVILPHGIMGISNSQLLVDDTNGKFGPFAGQLFIGDQGQSKIMRVVLEKVKGEYQGVAFDFRSGFQSGVMRMDFDSNGNLFAGETNRGWGSAGTTNSGLEFLTWTGRMPFEMKTAKAMPDGFEIEFTKPVDKSTAENLDSYSVKTYLYKYHPVYGSPQTNIEDIIIKGVKVSDDGLKVRLVTEKHNRYNVHEVTLQGIKSKVGGHPVLHPTFFYTMNNIPDGEKLPLSVLSTKRTKKTSKGKKVVSRKKKAATKKTAVLTDAQVQPLLTNNTCIACHVKDKRMVGPSFMAIAERGYSNEKIVELIYNPQPKNWPEYATPMAPMPQVPKEEALKIAAWINSLNK; translated from the coding sequence ATGAATATTCCTTTCCTATCGAAAAAAGTTGTCATCACACCGCTCGCCGTATTGTCGGCCATGTTCGTATGGCATGCCTCAAACGGTCAGAATCTACCTAAAGAACAGGATTACTACACATTGACAACACTCCCTACACCTGAGGGAGTGCATTTAGAGGGAGGTGGGGTACAATCATTGCCCAATGGAAGTCTTGCCGTTGCCACTCGTAGGGGCGATGTGTGGATTATCGAAAACCCCACTATGGCCAATGGCAACCGGGCCATATTCAAAAAATTTGCAAGTGGCCTTCATGAGCCCTTGGGCCTTGCCCATAAAAATGGGTCATTGTACACGACCCAGCGTGGAGAACTCACCAAATTGACCGATACAAACGGGGACGGCATTGCCGACGAATACCGTACCATTTATGCTTGGCCCCTTTCGACACATTACCATGAATATTCTTTTGGGCCCGTTTTGGCACCTGACAATACATTTTTCGTGACCACAAATGTGGCTTTTGGCAGTGATGAATGGTGGCGCGGTGAAAGTCGAGTACCATGGCGGGGATGGACAATGAAAATTACCGAAGATGGGCAAATGGAGCCTTGGGCAACAGGTATGCGCTCACCAGCTGGATATGGACTGATCGACGGAGAACTTTTCTATGCAGATAACCAAGGCGATTGGGTCGGTTCAGGAGGTATTTGGCATCTGCCCAAAGGTGTCTTTACTGGGCATCCTGCGGGATTACGATGGACACAAGAACCCAATTCACCTGTCAAACTTACAGAAGCCGAGTTCTACGAACGCATTGATATACGTCAGGTCAAAAAAAATGGACGATACGTGAAGCCCGAGAACATCATCGACGAAAAAGACCCCGATTTCTTGTATGAGGTAAAGGCAGATTTTTCTGAATTGCAATTGCCAGCGGTTATTTTGCCACATGGTATCATGGGTATTTCAAATTCACAGCTACTTGTTGATGACACCAACGGTAAATTCGGTCCATTTGCCGGCCAACTGTTTATCGGAGACCAAGGGCAAAGCAAAATCATGAGGGTCGTTCTCGAAAAGGTAAAAGGCGAGTACCAAGGTGTTGCATTTGATTTCAGGTCTGGATTTCAATCTGGGGTCATGCGAATGGATTTTGATAGTAATGGCAATCTCTTCGCAGGCGAGACCAATCGTGGTTGGGGATCGGCAGGCACGACCAATTCAGGATTGGAATTTTTGACATGGACAGGCAGAATGCCTTTCGAAATGAAGACCGCAAAGGCCATGCCCGATGGCTTTGAAATCGAGTTCACCAAACCTGTGGACAAATCGACTGCGGAAAATCTCGATTCGTATTCCGTCAAAACCTATTTGTACAAGTACCATCCAGTATATGGAAGTCCACAAACCAATATCGAAGATATCATCATCAAAGGCGTAAAAGTAAGTGATGATGGCCTAAAAGTTCGTTTGGTCACTGAAAAACACAACCGCTACAATGTGCATGAAGTGACGCTTCAAGGGATCAAATCAAAAGTTGGGGGGCATCCCGTGTTGCACCCTACATTTTTCTACACGATGAACAACATCCCCGATGGGGAAAAACTTCCACTTTCAGTGCTCTCCACAAAACGTACAAAAAAGACCAGCAAGGGCAAAAAGGTTGTTTCCAGGAAGAAAAAAGCGGCTACCAAAAAAACTGCGGTATTGACCGATGCCCAAGTTCAACCACTGTTGACGAACAATACCTGTATAGCCTGCCATGTCAAAGACAAGCGTATGGTCGGACCATCTTTTATGGCCATTGCCGAAAGGGGGTATAGCAATGAAAAAATCGTGGAGCTTATCTACAATCCGCAACCAAAGAACTGGCCAGAATATGCCACGCCCATGGCGCCTATGCCACAAGTGCCCAAAGAAGAAGCCCTAAAGATTGCGGCATGGATCAATTCATTGAACAAATAG